The following proteins are co-located in the Paludibaculum fermentans genome:
- a CDS encoding PEP-CTERM sorting domain-containing protein, giving the protein MRLLTKSTPAQLMMQLAAFLVVTAGMAQAIPIYGTISLGGTAEVTQTTIDFAPFVPGAAVDGTGQVVATGPGAGAFSPLVFGDQGAIVDRTVAGGIVPPQPAGVPIFVLNWLTFTNGAFRYALDLTFIDIGAYGSADCTTAPANGQTCTPSAPAPFQSPYSLSNFFDSTSGLSSNANFSVRGFMRNLDTGLNDYAFNGVFGAEFLGQPYQSVLATVTAGGSVVASYSATINATAIPEPSTGLLTLLGAGFVAFGVMRRRRNRA; this is encoded by the coding sequence ATGAGGCTATTGACTAAATCAACGCCTGCGCAACTAATGATGCAACTGGCAGCTTTCCTGGTAGTTACGGCAGGAATGGCGCAGGCCATACCGATTTACGGAACCATCAGTCTTGGAGGCACGGCTGAGGTCACACAAACCACCATCGACTTCGCGCCGTTCGTACCCGGTGCAGCGGTGGATGGCACCGGGCAGGTGGTTGCCACCGGGCCAGGGGCCGGAGCCTTCTCGCCATTGGTATTTGGTGACCAGGGCGCCATCGTCGACCGCACCGTGGCGGGTGGTATCGTGCCGCCACAACCGGCCGGAGTACCGATTTTCGTCCTGAACTGGCTGACGTTCACCAATGGCGCATTTCGGTACGCCTTGGACCTGACGTTTATCGACATTGGTGCGTACGGGTCGGCAGATTGTACGACGGCTCCCGCAAATGGCCAGACATGCACTCCGTCGGCGCCAGCACCCTTCCAGTCGCCATACAGCCTCTCCAACTTCTTCGATTCGACCAGCGGATTGTCCTCGAACGCGAACTTCTCGGTTCGGGGCTTTATGCGGAACCTTGACACGGGCCTGAACGACTACGCCTTCAACGGGGTTTTTGGCGCGGAGTTCCTCGGGCAGCCGTACCAGTCTGTCCTTGCGACCGTTACCGCGGGCGGCAGTGTGGTGGCCAGTTACAGCGCCACTATCAACGCGACCGCGATTCCGGAACCTTCCACCGGGCTTCTGACGTTACTTGGCGCGGGTTTCGTGGCGTTCGGCGTCATGCGCCGGCGGCGGAATAGAGCATAG
- a CDS encoding DUF418 domain-containing protein produces MSTALAPVQANQRFALVDALRGLAVLGILAMNIVGFAFHPTVYSDPTVAGGSTGANLWTFLVAGVVFDGKMRGIFTLLFGAGVYLLTTRGEQRGGGGFVADIYYRRTLWLLLFGIAHAYLLWFGEVLYPYALLGLVLYPFRRMSARGLIWLWALQVVFMIASGIYDARDLTEKHDIAVAATPLKKAGKTLTEDQEKAISTWEERAKHDKPDAAAIRKYTTLNTTGFVNSVRARMPIVLWWHSLTMYSPMQYDLFAMMLLGMAFVKTGVLTGERSTAFYWKMIAAGYGIGLPLTYAQLRLQVDGGFSILANAWAGAWYEPARIAVCLGHVALIVLVLKQARFSALRRVFAATGQMALTNYLMQSILCTLFFNVLGFHSQLQRYQVYYVVAAIWLAELAWSPLWLRHFQFGPFEWAWRSLTYWQRQPMRLQSVTFEPEIEPREPMPAGS; encoded by the coding sequence GTGTCCACTGCTCTGGCACCGGTTCAAGCAAATCAACGCTTCGCCCTCGTCGACGCCCTGCGCGGCCTGGCCGTCCTTGGCATCCTCGCGATGAACATTGTGGGCTTCGCGTTCCACCCCACCGTCTATAGCGACCCCACAGTGGCCGGCGGCTCGACCGGCGCCAATCTGTGGACCTTCCTCGTGGCCGGCGTCGTCTTCGACGGCAAGATGCGCGGCATCTTCACCCTGCTCTTCGGAGCCGGCGTCTACCTCTTGACCACTCGCGGCGAACAGCGCGGCGGCGGCGGCTTCGTGGCCGACATCTACTACCGGCGCACCCTCTGGCTGCTGCTGTTCGGCATTGCCCACGCTTACCTGCTGTGGTTCGGCGAGGTCCTCTATCCCTACGCCTTGCTGGGCCTGGTGCTCTACCCGTTCCGCCGCATGTCCGCCCGTGGCCTCATCTGGCTGTGGGCCCTGCAGGTCGTCTTCATGATCGCCTCCGGCATCTACGACGCCCGCGACCTCACCGAAAAGCACGACATCGCCGTCGCCGCCACGCCCCTCAAGAAGGCGGGCAAGACCCTCACGGAAGACCAGGAAAAAGCAATCTCCACGTGGGAGGAGCGGGCCAAACACGACAAACCCGACGCCGCGGCCATCCGGAAATACACGACCCTCAATACCACCGGCTTCGTCAACTCAGTGAGGGCGCGTATGCCCATCGTCCTCTGGTGGCACAGCCTGACCATGTACTCGCCCATGCAATACGACCTCTTCGCCATGATGCTGCTGGGCATGGCCTTCGTCAAAACCGGGGTCCTCACCGGCGAGCGCTCCACGGCCTTCTACTGGAAAATGATCGCCGCCGGCTACGGCATCGGCCTGCCCCTCACCTATGCCCAACTGCGCCTGCAGGTCGATGGCGGCTTCTCCATCCTCGCCAACGCCTGGGCCGGCGCCTGGTACGAACCTGCCCGCATCGCGGTCTGCCTGGGCCACGTTGCGCTCATCGTTCTCGTCCTGAAGCAAGCCCGGTTCTCCGCCCTCCGCCGCGTCTTCGCCGCCACCGGCCAGATGGCCCTCACCAACTACCTCATGCAGAGCATCCTCTGCACCCTCTTCTTCAATGTCCTCGGCTTCCACAGCCAGCTCCAGCGCTATCAGGTCTATTACGTGGTCGCCGCCATCTGGCTGGCCGAACTCGCCTGGAGCCCCCTCTGGCTCCGCCACTTCCAGTTCGGCCCGTTTGAGTGGGCCTGGCGCTCCCTTACTTACTGGCAAAGACAACCGATGCGCCTGCAATCGGTTACATTTGAGCCTGAAATTGAGCCTCGCGAACCGATGCCTGCTGGGTCCTAG
- a CDS encoding MBL fold metallo-hydrolase, which yields MRMLLLTLAAAAALTAQTHPTADFKTSAGPLRLTVIKHASFMLEAGGQVVHVDPTSPGNYTGLPQADLILVTDIHGDHNDPKALAAVRKSSAKVIAPKAVAEKLEGTQVLANGETTKVGAWTIEAVPMYNLQRGPAEGKLFHDKGRGNGYIVTYGGFRLYISGDTEGIPEMRALKNIDLALVCMNLPYTMTPEEAADAVKAFKPKVAIPYHYRESDLSLFEKGLAGSGVQVKLLDWYK from the coding sequence ATGCGGATGCTTCTCCTGACCCTCGCGGCCGCCGCCGCCCTCACGGCCCAAACCCATCCCACCGCCGACTTCAAAACCAGTGCGGGCCCCCTCAGGCTCACCGTCATCAAACACGCCAGTTTCATGCTCGAAGCCGGTGGGCAGGTTGTGCACGTCGACCCCACCAGCCCCGGCAACTACACCGGCCTCCCCCAGGCCGACCTCATCCTCGTCACCGACATTCACGGCGATCACAACGATCCGAAGGCCCTCGCCGCCGTCCGCAAGTCCTCCGCCAAGGTGATCGCCCCGAAGGCCGTCGCCGAGAAGCTCGAAGGCACGCAGGTCCTCGCCAACGGGGAAACCACCAAAGTGGGAGCCTGGACCATCGAAGCCGTTCCCATGTACAACCTCCAGCGCGGCCCCGCCGAAGGCAAGCTCTTCCACGACAAGGGCCGCGGCAACGGCTACATCGTCACCTACGGCGGCTTCCGCCTCTACATCTCCGGCGACACCGAGGGCATCCCCGAGATGCGCGCGCTCAAGAACATCGACCTCGCTTTGGTCTGCATGAACCTGCCTTACACCATGACGCCCGAAGAGGCGGCCGACGCCGTCAAAGCCTTCAAGCCAAAGGTCGCCATCCCATACCACTACCGCGAATCGGACCTCTCGCTGTTCGAGAAAGGCCTTGCCGGCAGCGGCGTCCAGGTGAAGCTGCTCGACTGGTACAAGTAA
- a CDS encoding alpha/beta hydrolase translates to MISRRRLALAAALPALMKTQAQTQPPYKGPLARFSGQVKDSDFDSLEYSLLRYKEMPRRLGFQATDRKSAEAWQKKLRAKVTELVGGFPQQRTPLQPRILETKDFPGYTRETVIFTSRPGLEVFGYLMIPKGKVKPMPAVISIPGHGFGVNDISGIDDKGNERTVKGPYSYDYALQIVENGMAALAIEPLGFGCRRDAAARSKNGGTSSCQPSAGAALLFGETMVGWRVWDIIRSVDYLETRKEFDPKRIGLMGISGGGTCTVFGAALEPRISAAFVSGYLNTFRDSILSLSHCIDNYVPGILQWCEQYDVAGLIAPRPLFCESGVKDPIFPINAFKESFANVSKVYEAFGAQDRIGHEIHPGAHVFSGKQGLPFLAKHLKA, encoded by the coding sequence GTGATTTCCCGCCGCCGCCTCGCCTTAGCCGCCGCACTACCGGCCCTCATGAAGACTCAAGCGCAAACCCAACCTCCTTACAAAGGACCCCTCGCCAGGTTCTCCGGCCAGGTGAAAGATTCCGATTTCGACTCCCTGGAGTACTCGCTCCTTCGTTATAAGGAGATGCCGCGCCGCCTCGGCTTTCAGGCCACTGATCGCAAATCCGCCGAAGCATGGCAGAAGAAGCTGCGCGCTAAAGTCACGGAACTCGTCGGCGGCTTCCCCCAGCAGCGCACTCCCCTCCAGCCACGCATCCTCGAGACCAAAGACTTTCCGGGCTACACGCGCGAAACCGTCATCTTCACCTCCCGCCCGGGCCTCGAGGTCTTCGGTTACCTCATGATCCCCAAGGGCAAGGTGAAGCCCATGCCCGCCGTCATCAGCATCCCGGGCCACGGCTTCGGCGTGAACGACATCTCCGGCATCGACGACAAGGGCAATGAGCGGACGGTCAAAGGGCCCTATTCTTATGACTACGCCCTGCAGATCGTGGAAAATGGCATGGCCGCTCTGGCCATCGAACCCCTCGGCTTCGGCTGCCGCCGCGACGCCGCCGCCCGCTCCAAGAATGGCGGAACGTCCTCCTGCCAGCCCTCGGCCGGCGCCGCGCTGCTCTTCGGCGAGACCATGGTCGGCTGGCGTGTCTGGGACATCATCCGCTCAGTCGACTACCTCGAAACCCGCAAGGAATTCGACCCCAAGCGCATCGGCCTCATGGGGATCTCCGGCGGCGGCACCTGCACCGTCTTCGGAGCCGCTCTCGAGCCCCGCATCAGCGCCGCCTTCGTCAGCGGCTACCTCAACACCTTCCGCGACTCCATCCTCAGCCTCTCCCACTGCATCGACAACTACGTCCCCGGCATCCTCCAGTGGTGCGAGCAGTACGACGTCGCCGGCCTCATCGCGCCCCGCCCGCTCTTCTGCGAATCAGGCGTGAAGGATCCCATCTTCCCCATCAACGCCTTCAAGGAGTCCTTCGCCAACGTCAGCAAAGTCTATGAAGCCTTCGGTGCCCAGGACCGCATCGGCCACGAGATCCATCCCGGCGCCCATGTCTTCTCCGGCAAGCAGGGCCTGCCCTTCCTCGCCAAACACCTCAAAGCGTAG